From Riemerella anatipestifer ATCC 11845 = DSM 15868, a single genomic window includes:
- a CDS encoding Fic family protein, with translation MDYKIDSAVEYHYNQFPPKNIDYPTIIDSLIKATDALARYDQMLKNLYNTEILLTPLRNQEAVISSRIEGTISTIDEILQYEADYDDTDQPNIKSDVIETILYQRCLKNSQKAMEDGYPLSPNFIRQMHQQLLYLGRGADKSPGEFKKEQNFLADKIRKEIQFIPISPEKLTDGLELLFEFIENDHFPPLIKTAISHLEFEALHPFKDGNGRIGRMLITLLLWKEGVLSQPHFYISGYFETHKDEYIYQMRNVSQTHQWEQWIQFFLQAVESQAIKNLQIAEKIKTLYEETKISLAGILSSKWNIQVVDFIFTNPVFRTNRFVKETQIPNATASGIIKKLLENDYIITKEAAAGSRSALYSFEPMMRLVRV, from the coding sequence ATGGATTATAAAATAGATAGTGCTGTTGAATATCATTACAATCAATTTCCTCCCAAAAACATAGATTACCCAACCATAATAGATAGCTTAATAAAGGCTACAGATGCATTAGCAAGGTATGATCAAATGCTCAAAAATCTTTACAATACAGAAATATTACTCACACCATTAAGAAACCAAGAAGCAGTAATTTCCTCAAGAATTGAAGGAACTATCAGTACAATAGACGAAATACTACAATATGAAGCTGATTATGACGATACAGACCAACCTAATATAAAATCAGATGTTATAGAAACCATATTATATCAAAGATGTTTGAAAAATTCACAAAAGGCTATGGAAGATGGCTATCCTTTATCTCCAAATTTCATCAGACAGATGCACCAACAACTATTATATTTAGGACGTGGAGCTGATAAATCACCAGGAGAGTTTAAAAAAGAACAAAATTTTTTAGCCGATAAAATCAGAAAAGAAATCCAATTTATCCCCATCAGTCCAGAAAAACTCACCGATGGGTTAGAACTTTTATTTGAATTTATTGAAAATGATCATTTTCCTCCATTAATTAAAACGGCTATTAGCCATTTAGAATTTGAAGCCTTACACCCTTTCAAAGACGGAAATGGAAGGATTGGTAGAATGCTTATTACATTATTGCTATGGAAAGAAGGCGTATTATCTCAACCTCATTTTTATATCAGTGGTTACTTTGAAACACATAAGGACGAATATATTTACCAAATGAGAAATGTATCCCAAACACATCAATGGGAACAATGGATTCAGTTTTTTCTTCAAGCAGTTGAATCACAGGCTATCAAAAATCTACAAATTGCAGAAAAAATCAAGACACTTTATGAAGAAACTAAAATAAGTCTAGCAGGTATTTTATCCTCAAAATGGAATATACAAGTAGTTGATTTTATTTTCACTAACCCTGTTTTTAGAACAAATAGATTTGTAAAAGAAACCCAAATACCCAACGCTACAGCAAGTGGCATTATTAAGAAACTATTAGAAAACGACTACATCATAACAAAAGAAGCTGCAGCAGGGAGCAGATCTGCCTTATACTCGTTTGAACCAATGATGAGATTAGTAAGAGTTTAA
- a CDS encoding DUF6080 domain-containing protein — MKSKLYGILKQSCPSSSVEWALFIFFLVAYGILAGHTALTSTIVFDERIPWDAYFSFDNRAIVMTGGGYERHPLSNYFFDAIREFSLWISSGQKNHLFRLSLALLSSLAISWTMVFIFKYLKNIIQLSLASSLILVVFFSLFSTNIMLSFTPETYTYSLLFLSGFTYYAALRLTQKRTLSWGMLCLSSLAIGGLTITNIVKVYIPILFERKWYNNIKHLANAVAKVGLSVGIFLLLFMYRMNFQFSAFLDKTGQQYEKFSQPKLVPIWDMIISWFWGGNVLFPSFIIRDYHNKHNFHYKALFMEVYTTNLSYVFVGVLFLLLVWGYLRGFRKPLVQVLMLSFLVDIMIHCVLKFGLHTSYIYGGHFVFVIPLILGWLLHSYRKNTNATLGLQLLLGVMILFLALNNFYRMNEFFAFLEKYYSEK; from the coding sequence ATGAAATCTAAACTTTATGGCATTCTAAAACAAAGTTGCCCTAGCTCGTCGGTAGAGTGGGCTTTGTTTATTTTCTTCCTTGTGGCGTATGGTATTTTGGCGGGGCATACTGCCTTAACTTCCACCATTGTATTTGATGAAAGAATCCCTTGGGACGCCTATTTTAGTTTTGACAATAGAGCTATTGTAATGACAGGTGGCGGGTACGAAAGACACCCTTTATCCAACTATTTTTTTGATGCCATCAGAGAGTTCTCCCTTTGGATTTCTAGCGGACAGAAAAATCATCTCTTTAGGCTAAGCCTTGCTCTATTGAGTAGCCTTGCCATTAGTTGGACAATGGTTTTTATTTTTAAATATCTTAAAAATATCATTCAACTATCATTGGCTAGCAGTCTTATTTTAGTGGTGTTTTTCAGTTTGTTTAGTACCAACATTATGCTGTCCTTCACACCAGAAACCTATACTTACAGCCTTTTATTTTTAAGCGGATTTACCTACTATGCTGCCTTGAGGCTCACACAAAAAAGAACGCTATCTTGGGGAATGCTATGCCTAAGTAGCTTAGCGATAGGAGGACTTACCATTACCAATATTGTTAAAGTTTATATTCCCATTTTGTTTGAAAGGAAATGGTACAACAACATCAAACACTTAGCGAATGCGGTGGCAAAGGTGGGACTTTCGGTAGGAATATTTTTACTACTTTTTATGTACCGAATGAATTTTCAGTTTTCTGCATTTTTAGATAAAACAGGGCAACAGTACGAAAAATTTTCGCAACCGAAACTCGTGCCTATTTGGGATATGATAATTTCTTGGTTTTGGGGTGGCAATGTGTTATTCCCTAGTTTTATTATCAGAGATTATCACAACAAACACAACTTCCACTACAAAGCCTTATTTATGGAAGTCTATACCACCAACCTTTCTTATGTGTTTGTAGGAGTACTTTTTCTACTCCTTGTTTGGGGATATTTAAGAGGGTTCAGAAAGCCGCTCGTTCAAGTTCTGATGTTGTCTTTTCTTGTGGATATTATGATACATTGTGTCTTAAAATTCGGGCTGCATACCTCCTACATCTACGGAGGGCATTTTGTATTCGTTATTCCTCTAATTTTGGGGTGGCTTTTACATTCTTACCGAAAAAACACCAATGCCACCCTAGGGCTTCAGTTGCTTTTAGGGGTGATGATACTCTTTTTAGCCCTAAACAACTTTTATAGAATGAATGAGTTTTTTGCATTCTTAGAAAAGTACTATAGTGAGAAGTAA
- a CDS encoding protein adenylyltransferase SelO, with protein MNIHLITQPFLDQFPGDFSGDTMQRQTPKMLFATVEPALFTNYKTITFNQELSNDIGLGSFEPEDEAFLAAQDLPKNIRTYATAYAGHQFGQWAGQLGDGRAILAGEIQNTSGETTEIQWKGAGATPYSRFADGRAVLRSSVREYLMSEAMHHLGVPTTRALSLAETGEMVTRDILYNGNPKQEKGAVVIRTAPSFIRFGHFQLLAAQNEIDTLKNLADFCIQRYFREIKTDESQPYHQFFKKIAETTANLMVEWQRVGFTHGVMNTDNMSILGLSIDYGPFSMLDEYDLNFTPNTTDLPGRRYAFGRQAEMAQWNLWQLGNALFPLINDVDFIEQTLEDFGTDFWNQYDQMMCSKMGLDTFMKDTDVDFFTDWQNLMTSLKLDYTLFFNALEKDVHLINWQDISYQSLHTEDLQRLNQWINSYQNRLALNKISPNERLALMSQNNPKFTLRNYLLHECIKELNKGNISYFNQLLSALKKPYQETFPEWSVKRPKKYDEVVGCSTLSCSS; from the coding sequence ATGAATATACACCTCATCACTCAACCTTTTTTAGACCAATTCCCTGGTGATTTTTCTGGTGATACCATGCAAAGACAAACACCAAAAATGCTTTTTGCTACGGTAGAACCTGCCTTATTTACCAATTACAAGACTATTACCTTCAATCAAGAGCTTTCTAACGACATAGGATTAGGTTCTTTTGAACCCGAAGACGAGGCTTTTTTAGCTGCCCAAGATTTACCCAAAAATATCAGGACCTATGCTACTGCTTACGCTGGGCATCAGTTTGGGCAATGGGCAGGACAACTAGGAGATGGCAGGGCAATATTGGCTGGAGAGATACAAAACACTAGCGGAGAAACCACCGAAATCCAATGGAAAGGTGCAGGAGCAACGCCCTACTCTAGATTTGCAGATGGGAGAGCCGTGCTTCGTTCCTCTGTGAGAGAATATCTTATGAGCGAAGCAATGCATCATCTAGGTGTACCTACCACTAGAGCCCTCTCTCTCGCTGAAACAGGAGAAATGGTAACAAGAGATATACTCTACAATGGCAATCCTAAACAAGAAAAAGGAGCGGTAGTTATACGCACAGCACCCTCATTTATAAGGTTTGGACACTTTCAGCTATTGGCAGCCCAAAACGAAATAGACACTCTGAAAAATCTAGCCGACTTCTGTATTCAACGCTATTTCCGTGAAATAAAAACAGATGAATCTCAACCTTATCATCAGTTTTTCAAAAAAATTGCTGAAACAACCGCCAACCTTATGGTAGAATGGCAAAGAGTAGGCTTTACCCACGGTGTGATGAATACCGATAATATGAGTATCCTCGGGCTTAGTATAGACTACGGACCATTCTCTATGCTAGATGAATACGATTTGAACTTCACTCCCAATACTACCGATTTACCCGGTAGGCGTTATGCTTTTGGAAGACAAGCCGAAATGGCACAATGGAATCTTTGGCAACTAGGCAATGCTTTATTTCCTCTGATAAACGATGTGGATTTTATTGAGCAAACTTTAGAAGATTTTGGCACTGATTTTTGGAATCAATACGACCAAATGATGTGTTCTAAAATGGGATTGGATACTTTTATGAAAGATACCGATGTTGATTTCTTTACAGATTGGCAAAATCTAATGACTTCGCTAAAACTAGACTATACCTTATTTTTTAATGCATTGGAGAAAGATGTTCATCTAATCAACTGGCAGGATATTTCTTATCAATCTCTCCATACAGAAGACCTACAACGCCTCAATCAATGGATAAATTCCTACCAAAACCGATTAGCTTTAAACAAAATCTCCCCCAACGAAAGACTTGCTCTAATGAGTCAAAACAACCCAAAATTCACCCTTAGAAACTACCTTCTACACGAGTGTATAAAGGAACTTAATAAAGGGAACATCAGCTACTTTAACCAACTCCTTAGCGCTCTTAAAAAACCTTACCAAGAAACATTCCCAGAATGGAGCGTTAAAAGACCAAAAAAATACGATGAGGTGGTGGGTTGCTCTACTTTGTCTTGTAGTTCTTAA
- a CDS encoding outer membrane beta-barrel family protein → MKRLIITISFISFGVAKAQQQKQDSIEKEIQAVELKAQKKLIERKVDRLVFNVENAVSVVGGDALDALKATPSVRIQGNNIQLVGKSSVRVMINDKITQLSGEALQDYLKSIPSANILKIEVITNPPSKYEAEGNSGLINIQLKRSKQNNWSATLRSSYLQATYERLVHGANFNYKKDKFSALVDVNYSYGRNLYTNDIFYDYPDYQWNNKLFNRNHRKNWGTLLNLEYAFTDKSSLGLQFMGSFTDRYSDEFADNFARRYNDHSLIHYYKTEGLSQGTPNNISLNLNYVQKLGDDGKKLSVDADYFDMANPEANHFTSLLQDFIPATTETQYSQNNSHQNVKNYSIKADFEMPLSWANLSFGGRAASTKTKNIVDINFFNQDNNNLILSQKDHFEYTENIQALYFSASKSFGEKWETKVGLRGEATQTNANSISTNEITQRNYAKLFPTLYIMYKPNENHSFSANYGRRIGRPSWGALNPARWYDSPKSYTTGNPFLQPIFINNVEFNYAYKSLLNFQLSYGKYIDNTAQISRHNVAENITIMRFENFSNNTSFGASIGVNYKPFSWWEASAEIDVAYAEVRPYIDVYSNRYSSWFGYTASKNTFTLNSKKTLFASVNYDYNFPAKGVNDITEYSSLDIGFKYLLLNKNLILGLHFNDIFRSSQPIYKEISQGILQSFSQYNDSQYVRFSLNYKFGNNKISVSSRASGNQEEKNRAN, encoded by the coding sequence TAGAAAACGCCGTTTCTGTAGTGGGAGGTGATGCTTTGGACGCACTGAAAGCTACTCCTAGTGTAAGAATACAAGGAAACAATATACAACTTGTAGGTAAAAGCAGCGTTAGAGTGATGATAAATGATAAGATAACTCAACTCTCTGGAGAGGCTCTACAAGATTATCTAAAGTCTATACCTTCTGCCAATATCTTAAAGATAGAAGTTATTACCAACCCACCGTCAAAATATGAAGCCGAAGGAAATAGTGGACTTATTAACATACAACTCAAACGCTCTAAACAAAATAACTGGAGTGCTACACTACGCTCTAGCTACCTACAAGCCACTTACGAAAGATTAGTACACGGTGCTAATTTCAATTATAAAAAAGATAAGTTTTCTGCCCTAGTAGATGTTAATTATAGCTACGGAAGAAACCTCTATACTAACGATATATTCTACGATTATCCCGATTACCAATGGAACAATAAACTCTTTAATCGTAACCACAGAAAAAACTGGGGTACTTTGTTAAATTTAGAGTACGCCTTTACAGATAAAAGCAGTCTAGGGTTGCAATTTATGGGCTCTTTTACAGATAGATACTCCGATGAATTTGCAGATAATTTTGCGAGAAGGTACAACGACCATTCTTTAATTCATTACTACAAAACGGAAGGGTTATCTCAAGGAACGCCTAACAACATCTCTCTAAACCTTAATTATGTTCAGAAACTAGGCGATGATGGTAAAAAGCTGTCTGTAGATGCAGATTATTTTGATATGGCTAATCCTGAGGCTAATCATTTTACCTCTTTGTTACAAGATTTTATCCCTGCAACTACAGAAACACAATATTCTCAAAACAACTCTCATCAAAATGTAAAGAACTATTCCATCAAGGCTGATTTTGAAATGCCTTTATCTTGGGCTAATTTGTCCTTTGGAGGTAGAGCCGCTTCTACTAAAACTAAAAACATAGTAGATATAAATTTCTTTAATCAAGACAACAACAATTTAATTCTTTCTCAAAAAGACCACTTTGAATACACCGAAAATATACAGGCGCTATACTTTAGTGCTTCTAAATCTTTCGGAGAAAAATGGGAAACCAAAGTTGGACTTCGTGGAGAAGCCACCCAAACCAATGCTAACTCTATTTCTACTAACGAAATTACCCAAAGAAATTACGCCAAACTGTTCCCAACCCTCTACATTATGTATAAGCCTAACGAAAACCACTCTTTCTCTGCCAATTATGGTAGGCGTATTGGGCGACCTTCTTGGGGCGCATTAAATCCAGCTAGATGGTACGATAGCCCAAAATCTTATACCACAGGAAATCCATTTTTACAACCCATCTTTATAAACAATGTAGAATTTAATTACGCTTATAAAAGTCTGCTCAACTTCCAACTATCTTACGGAAAATATATAGATAATACTGCCCAAATCTCTAGACACAATGTTGCAGAGAACATTACCATTATGAGGTTTGAGAACTTTTCTAATAATACTTCTTTTGGGGCATCTATTGGAGTTAATTACAAACCGTTTAGTTGGTGGGAAGCCTCAGCAGAAATAGATGTTGCTTACGCCGAAGTTCGTCCCTATATAGATGTTTATTCCAATAGATACTCTTCGTGGTTTGGCTATACAGCCTCTAAAAATACCTTTACACTCAATTCCAAAAAAACACTATTTGCAAGTGTAAATTATGACTATAATTTTCCAGCAAAAGGAGTTAATGATATAACCGAATATTCTTCACTAGACATTGGCTTTAAGTATTTATTATTAAACAAAAACCTGATTTTAGGACTTCATTTTAATGATATATTCCGAAGCTCCCAACCTATTTATAAAGAAATTTCTCAAGGCATACTACAATCTTTTTCGCAATACAATGACTCTCAATATGTGAGATTTTCTCTCAACTATAAGTTTGGTAACAATAAAATATCGGTAAGCTCCCGTGCTTCTGGAAACCAAGAAGAAAAAAACAGAGCCAACTAA